Within Deltaproteobacteria bacterium, the genomic segment CGGTCGCGACACGAAGCCGCGCACGTGGCCGCCCGGCGTGGCGTCGACCAGGATGCTGCCGAGCGGCCCGTCGCCGCTCCACTGGAGCGACACGCGTTCGTCGGCCTTCGAGAGCCCGCCGAGCAGGAGCCCCGCCGTCAGCGCGCGCCCGAGCGCCGCCGTCGCGGTGGGCAGCGTCCCGTGCCGTACCCGGGCCTCCTCGACCAGCTCGGTGGTGACCGCGGCGAGGCCGCGCACCGTGCCGTCGGCGCTCAGGGTGCGCGCCAGGCGGTCAGCCACGGCGGGCCTCTTCCATGGCGCGCGCCATCTCCGCGGCGCCCACCAGGCGCGCGAAGCGCCCGCGCTCACGGCCGTCCGGACCGAGGAGGACGAGCGTCGGCACGCCGGCCACGCCGAACCGGCCGGTGAGCGAGTTCGAGCGCTCGTCCTCGGTGGTCACGTCGACCTTGACCATCACGAAGTCGGCCGCCGCGCGCACGACCGCGGGGTCCCGGAACGTG encodes:
- a CDS encoding Hsp33 family molecular chaperone HslO, with amino-acid sequence MSAGASRAWWAPRRWRAPWKRPAVADRLARTLSADGTVRGLAAVTTELVEEARVRHGTLPTATAALGRALTAGLLLGGLSKADERVSLQWSGDGPLGSILVDATPGGHVRGFVSRPQTHLPARAGKLDVGGAVGRGVLCVMRIPLGEASPYRSIVPLVSGEIGTDVASYLAGSEQIPSVVGVGVFVHADGRVGAAGGYLLQAMPGA